In Wenyingzhuangia fucanilytica, the following are encoded in one genomic region:
- the pdxH gene encoding pyridoxamine 5'-phosphate oxidase, with product MNNDLSNYRKVYQKGELQKAKVPEAPIELFQQWFHEAESAESGSETNAMNVSSIGLDGFPKNRIVLLKRFTWEGFIFYTNYNSEKGKAIANNPNVCASFFWEHQERQVIIKGKAEKIAKNLSDGYFESRPDGSKLGAWASNQSEVVASKEVLDHQLEKFTEKFKGQEIPRPEHWGGYIIKPVSVEFWQGRPNRMHDRIRYTLLENFEWKIERLAP from the coding sequence ATGAACAACGATTTAAGTAATTATCGTAAAGTATATCAAAAAGGAGAATTGCAAAAAGCAAAAGTTCCTGAAGCTCCTATTGAACTTTTTCAGCAATGGTTTCACGAAGCAGAAAGTGCTGAAAGCGGATCAGAGACCAATGCAATGAATGTTTCGAGTATTGGATTAGATGGTTTTCCTAAAAACAGAATTGTTTTATTAAAGCGTTTTACTTGGGAAGGATTTATTTTTTACACCAATTACAACAGCGAAAAAGGAAAGGCTATTGCCAACAATCCTAATGTTTGTGCTTCCTTTTTTTGGGAACACCAGGAAAGACAAGTAATTATAAAAGGAAAAGCAGAAAAAATAGCCAAAAATTTATCTGATGGTTATTTTGAAAGTCGACCTGATGGTAGTAAATTAGGAGCATGGGCATCTAATCAAAGTGAAGTTGTGGCTTCTAAAGAAGTTTTAGATCATCAGTTAGAAAAATTTACAGAAAAATTTAAAGGACAAGAAATTCCAAGACCAGAACACTGGGGAGGATATATTATAAAACCTGTATCTGTTGAGTTTTGGCAAGGAAGACCCAATAGAATGCACGATAGAATTAGATATACATTATTAGAAAATTTTGAATGGAAAATTGAAAGATTAGCTCCATAA
- a CDS encoding SixA phosphatase family protein yields MKTIYIVRHAKSSWEYEGIQDIDRPLKKRGIKDAYLLANILKEKIKKPDTFISSCANRALHTGIIFCNVMGFPMANLKISKSLYSFSDGYLVKTIRALDDAYDSAIVFSHDHGINTFVNTFGNKPISHVPTCGVVGIQFETEHWKNIKSGKTVLKEFPKNHKD; encoded by the coding sequence ATGAAAACGATTTACATTGTTAGACACGCAAAATCTTCATGGGAGTATGAAGGAATTCAAGATATAGATCGACCTTTAAAAAAGAGAGGAATTAAAGATGCCTATTTATTGGCAAACATCCTTAAAGAGAAAATCAAAAAACCCGATACATTTATTTCTAGTTGTGCTAATAGAGCCTTACATACTGGAATTATTTTTTGTAATGTAATGGGATTTCCTATGGCAAACTTGAAAATTAGCAAATCTTTATATAGCTTTAGTGATGGATACTTGGTAAAAACCATTCGCGCTTTAGATGATGCTTATGATTCTGCCATAGTATTTAGCCACGATCACGGAATTAATACTTTTGTAAATACTTTTGGAAACAAACCTATTTCTCACGTACCAACCTGTGGTGTTGTTGGAATTCAATTTGAAACTGAACACTGGAAAAATATCAAATCTGGAAAAACAGTTTTAAAAGAATTCCCAAAAAATCATAAAGATTAA
- a CDS encoding exopolyphosphatase gives MIRIKKYAAIDIGSNAVRLLISDIIENEENDKVKFKKSALVRVPIRLGEDTFGIGEISEKNVTRLTDAMNAFQLLMSVHGVEKYKACATSAMRDASNGKYVIDRILKKTGIKIDIIDGEIEAQIIATTDLGELLDNSKSYLYVDVGGGSTEMTIYKKGNVINSKSFKVGTVRMLNQKDALADIWDEMKEWVKHNTKGLKNISLIGSGGNINKIYKMSGRTDGSPLSFIYMKANYKYLKAMTYEERISELNLNQDRADVIIPATKIYVSAMKWSDAKKIYVPKIGLSDGIVKSLYAGVIE, from the coding sequence TTGATTCGTATAAAAAAATATGCCGCCATAGATATCGGTTCCAACGCAGTAAGATTATTAATTTCTGATATTATTGAGAACGAAGAAAACGACAAAGTAAAATTTAAAAAATCGGCTTTGGTTCGTGTTCCTATCCGTTTAGGAGAAGATACTTTTGGTATTGGAGAAATATCAGAAAAAAACGTAACAAGGCTAACCGATGCCATGAATGCTTTTCAATTATTAATGAGTGTTCACGGTGTAGAAAAGTACAAAGCTTGTGCTACATCTGCCATGAGAGATGCCTCTAACGGTAAATATGTTATCGATAGAATTCTTAAAAAAACCGGAATTAAAATAGATATTATTGACGGTGAAATTGAAGCTCAAATTATTGCCACTACAGATCTTGGGGAATTGCTAGACAACAGCAAATCTTATCTTTATGTTGATGTAGGTGGTGGTAGTACAGAAATGACTATCTACAAAAAAGGAAATGTTATAAATTCTAAATCTTTTAAAGTAGGTACCGTCCGTATGCTTAACCAAAAAGATGCATTGGCAGATATTTGGGATGAGATGAAAGAATGGGTAAAACACAACACTAAAGGACTTAAAAACATCAGTTTGATTGGTTCTGGTGGAAACATCAATAAAATATATAAAATGTCTGGTAGAACAGATGGTTCTCCATTATCATTTATATACATGAAGGCCAACTACAAGTATTTAAAAGCTATGACTTACGAAGAGCGTATTTCTGAGCTAAACTTAAATCAAGATAGAGCCGATGTAATTATACCGGCAACTAAAATTTATGTTTCTGCCATGAAATGGTCTGATGCTAAAAAAATATACGTGCCAAAAATTGGACTTTCTGATGGAATTGTTAAAAGTTTATACGCAGGTGTTATTGAGTAA
- a CDS encoding peptidylprolyl isomerase, producing the protein MELLKVYTQVLLSKKLKHIGSFLTLFLLVMFMSCGHNSSNKPQEKAPTPPAKPKQEIVKKKTVTPTPKKEKLLVNDVINDKNVRRFFSAYGRKNPETKLLLKTRLGNIHITLFKETPLHRASFIYLIKNGYYNKTCFHRIVKDFIIQGGWSDTEIVQKYRNQLNNYRIPPEFRKGIIHKRGALSATRRWVDNPQKLSNPFEFFIMQTSVDCSHLNFEHTVFGQVTSGFEVIDKIADVTLDGHSEWPEVDVDIEFEILK; encoded by the coding sequence ATGGAATTGTTAAAAGTTTATACGCAGGTGTTATTGAGTAAAAAGCTTAAACATATTGGTTCTTTTTTAACATTATTTTTATTAGTAATGTTCATGTCTTGTGGTCACAACTCATCAAACAAACCACAAGAAAAAGCACCTACACCTCCGGCTAAACCTAAACAAGAAATTGTTAAAAAAAAGACCGTAACTCCAACACCAAAAAAAGAAAAGTTACTAGTAAATGATGTGATAAACGACAAAAATGTTCGTCGTTTCTTTAGTGCTTATGGTAGAAAGAATCCTGAAACAAAACTATTATTAAAAACCCGATTGGGTAATATTCACATCACCTTATTTAAAGAAACTCCGCTACACAGAGCTAGTTTTATTTATTTAATTAAAAATGGATATTATAACAAAACTTGTTTTCATAGAATCGTAAAAGATTTTATTATTCAAGGTGGATGGTCTGACACAGAGATTGTTCAAAAATACAGAAACCAACTTAACAACTACAGAATTCCTCCTGAATTCAGAAAAGGAATTATTCATAAAAGAGGAGCTTTGTCTGCAACCAGAAGATGGGTAGACAATCCTCAAAAACTATCAAATCCTTTTGAGTTTTTTATCATGCAAACTAGCGTAGATTGTTCTCATTTAAATTTTGAGCATACTGTTTTTGGTCAAGTAACCAGTGGGTTTGAAGTTATTGATAAAATTGCAGATGTAACCTTAGACGGACATTCTGAATGGCCAGAAGTTGATGTAGATATTGAGTTTGAAATTTTGAAATAA
- a CDS encoding inositol monophosphatase family protein — protein MELNIQELEQLRDIAKKAALKAGKHVIACFGTDFKIGSKNKGGSLAADVVTEVDIKSQEIIFSSLQESIKKYDLGWLGEETEDDKSRLIKDYFWTVDPIDGTLPFTKKTAGFAVAIGLVNKAGEAVVGVAYDPYHNHLYDAVKGGKAYKDGEEFKIQYHKNKGLTFYSDLSFVSSGAHPYLVQSLEKISLEKYNKPLEVVTHQGAIMNAMCVLQNAPAVYIKPHRDRQGGGCAWDFAASACIAEAVGCVPTDYFGNKINLNKEENTYMNNEGIKYEVW, from the coding sequence ATGGAATTAAATATACAAGAATTAGAGCAGTTAAGAGATATTGCTAAAAAAGCAGCCTTAAAAGCGGGTAAGCATGTCATTGCTTGTTTTGGAACAGATTTTAAAATTGGGAGTAAAAATAAAGGAGGTAGTTTGGCCGCTGATGTAGTAACAGAAGTTGATATAAAATCTCAAGAAATTATTTTTTCTAGTTTACAAGAAAGCATCAAAAAATATGATTTAGGTTGGTTGGGTGAAGAAACTGAGGATGATAAAAGTAGATTGATAAAAGATTATTTTTGGACGGTTGATCCTATTGATGGTACTTTGCCTTTTACTAAAAAAACAGCAGGTTTTGCTGTAGCTATTGGTTTGGTAAATAAAGCGGGTGAAGCGGTAGTAGGAGTTGCCTATGATCCTTATCACAATCATTTATACGATGCCGTTAAAGGCGGAAAGGCTTATAAAGATGGCGAAGAATTTAAGATTCAATATCATAAAAACAAAGGACTTACTTTTTATAGTGATTTAAGTTTTGTGTCATCTGGAGCGCATCCTTATTTGGTACAGTCTTTAGAAAAGATTTCATTAGAAAAGTATAACAAACCTTTAGAGGTGGTGACTCATCAAGGAGCGATTATGAATGCGATGTGTGTATTACAAAATGCTCCTGCAGTGTACATCAAACCTCATAGAGATAGACAAGGAGGAGGTTGCGCATGGGATTTTGCTGCTAGTGCTTGTATTGCAGAAGCCGTGGGTTGTGTGCCTACTGATTATTTTGGAAATAAAATCAACTTAAATAAAGAAGAAAACACCTATATGAATAATGAAGGGATTAAATATGAGGTTTGGTAA
- a CDS encoding oxidoreductase family protein, with the protein MNSQFKQTLISSTKAKQAKEIEIIQTLWSGYGKIVRYQLLESPIPQVVVKWVQLPKVKEHPRGWNTNLSHHRKVKSYQVETNFYKNYANKCNAFCKIPKLYAFDVYNDEVLLVLEDLDMVGYPSRVHQVSWNHINACVQWLANFHATFLQQEPIGLWDIGTYWHLDTRPEELEVLEDKALKKMASKIDAKLNKAVYKTLVHGDAKLANFCFSEDGLKVAAVDFQYVGGGCGMKDLAYFMGSCLSEEECKEYESEILDLYFNAFKQAVIDKNLNVEYQKVEKEWRALFPVAWTDFHRFLKGWSPSHWKINSYSEQVAKQVINALK; encoded by the coding sequence ATGAATTCACAATTTAAACAAACACTAATTTCTAGTACTAAAGCCAAACAGGCTAAAGAAATAGAAATCATTCAAACTTTGTGGAGTGGTTATGGTAAAATTGTCCGTTATCAGCTTTTAGAAAGTCCTATACCACAAGTAGTTGTAAAGTGGGTTCAGCTGCCTAAAGTAAAAGAACATCCAAGAGGGTGGAATACCAATTTATCTCATCACAGAAAAGTTAAATCTTATCAAGTAGAAACTAATTTCTATAAAAATTACGCTAATAAGTGTAATGCCTTCTGTAAGATTCCTAAACTATATGCTTTTGATGTTTATAATGATGAGGTTTTGTTGGTTTTAGAAGATTTAGATATGGTAGGATATCCTTCTAGAGTTCATCAAGTTTCTTGGAATCATATCAATGCTTGTGTACAATGGTTGGCAAATTTCCATGCTACTTTTTTACAACAAGAGCCTATTGGATTGTGGGATATAGGTACTTATTGGCATTTAGATACCAGGCCAGAGGAGTTAGAGGTTTTAGAGGATAAAGCTTTAAAAAAAATGGCCTCTAAAATAGATGCTAAACTAAATAAAGCGGTTTATAAAACATTGGTACATGGAGACGCTAAGTTAGCTAACTTTTGTTTTTCAGAGGATGGACTAAAAGTTGCTGCAGTAGATTTTCAATATGTTGGAGGAGGGTGTGGTATGAAAGATTTGGCTTATTTTATGGGAAGTTGTTTGTCTGAGGAAGAGTGTAAAGAATATGAATCAGAAATTTTAGATCTTTATTTTAATGCTTTTAAACAAGCGGTGATAGATAAAAACTTAAATGTAGAATATCAAAAAGTAGAAAAAGAATGGAGAGCTTTGTTTCCTGTAGCTTGGACAGATTTTCATAGGTTTTTAAAAGGATGGAGTCCTAGTCATTGGAAAATTAATAGTTATAGTGAACAGGTAGCTAAACAAGTAATAAACGCATTAAAATAA
- a CDS encoding aspartate kinase, with translation MKVLKFGGTSVGSPESIKEVANIVRNVSGQKTVVLSAMSGTTNALHEVSDHIINYREEQANDLINELIAKYVDVIKELLSEKENQEEAIALVSERFEFIREHIGIEIPSKQIEKNIVAQGEVLSTNLFNFHLKELGTNALLVSAFDFMAIDDANEPVIDKITKEYGKIVEENSAVEIFVTQGYICLSATGKIDNLKRGGSDYSASLIGAAIVAEEIQIWTDIDGMHNNDPRFVENTFSLKEISFDEAAELAYFGAKILHPQSVIPARKANVPVLLKNTFEPNAPGTIIKNCEVPSGVRAIAAKDGITAIKIKSYRMLMAYGFLKGVFEVFEKYKTSIDMITTSEVAVSVTIDDTSYLNEIVAELKEIGSVEVDTDLSIVCLAGDFSSKRTGASTAILNSLSNIPIRMISYGGSNYNVSLVINTENKKEALVALNNGVF, from the coding sequence ATGAAAGTATTAAAATTTGGAGGTACCTCGGTAGGGAGTCCAGAAAGTATAAAAGAGGTTGCTAATATTGTAAGAAACGTATCAGGACAAAAAACAGTTGTTTTGTCTGCAATGTCTGGTACTACAAATGCATTACACGAAGTTTCAGACCACATCATCAATTATAGAGAAGAGCAAGCTAACGATTTAATTAATGAATTGATTGCTAAATACGTTGATGTTATTAAAGAATTATTGTCTGAAAAAGAAAATCAAGAAGAAGCTATTGCTTTGGTTTCTGAAAGATTTGAATTTATAAGAGAACACATCGGAATTGAAATTCCATCAAAACAAATAGAGAAAAATATTGTAGCTCAAGGTGAAGTTTTATCTACTAACTTGTTCAACTTTCACTTAAAAGAATTAGGAACAAATGCTTTATTGGTATCTGCTTTTGATTTTATGGCGATTGATGATGCTAACGAGCCTGTCATAGATAAAATCACAAAAGAATACGGTAAAATTGTTGAAGAAAACAGTGCTGTTGAAATTTTTGTAACTCAAGGATATATTTGTTTAAGTGCTACAGGAAAAATAGACAACTTAAAAAGAGGTGGATCTGACTATTCGGCTTCTTTAATTGGTGCGGCTATTGTAGCAGAAGAAATTCAGATTTGGACGGATATTGATGGAATGCACAACAACGATCCTCGATTTGTAGAAAATACTTTTTCTTTAAAAGAAATTTCTTTTGATGAGGCTGCCGAGTTGGCTTATTTTGGAGCTAAAATTTTACATCCACAATCTGTTATTCCTGCACGCAAAGCAAATGTTCCAGTTTTGTTAAAAAATACTTTTGAGCCTAATGCCCCAGGAACTATTATTAAAAACTGTGAGGTGCCAAGTGGAGTAAGAGCAATTGCTGCTAAAGATGGTATTACAGCTATTAAAATTAAGTCTTACCGAATGTTAATGGCTTATGGATTCTTAAAAGGTGTGTTTGAAGTTTTTGAGAAGTACAAAACTTCTATTGATATGATTACTACATCAGAGGTAGCTGTATCTGTTACTATTGATGATACTTCTTATTTAAATGAAATTGTAGCAGAATTAAAAGAAATTGGTTCTGTTGAGGTAGATACAGATTTAAGTATTGTTTGTTTGGCTGGTGATTTTTCATCAAAAAGAACAGGAGCAAGTACTGCTATTTTAAATAGTTTATCTAATATTCCTATCCGTATGATTTCTTATGGAGGTTCTAATTACAACGTATCTTTAGTGATTAATACCGAAAATAAAAAAGAAGCATTAGTAGCATTAAATAACGGTGTGTTTTAG
- a CDS encoding Gfo/Idh/MocA family protein, with the protein MSKIKWGIIGLGNIAQKFAKDLATIPNAELYAVASRNKEKSEQFAKEYQVVKSYNSYKDLAKDSEVDAVYIATPHSFHKEHAILCMMHKKAVLCEKPFAMNFDEVQEMISVSKEQNVLLMEALWTYFLPHYQYVLEFLKNKTLGDIISLEADFGFYKLFDNEDRLFKKEVGGGSLLDIGIYPIFVALTILGMPKNIEAKAMFFKNGADESCDMIFHYQHAKAYLKSSIQKQTATQAIFTCEEGIIKMNTAFFMPATVSIIKNGQEEIVDFGVKTIGYNYEIAHFNQLLSKGKKESDIMTFEFSKKLIKTLDAVRETIGLTY; encoded by the coding sequence ATGTCTAAAATCAAATGGGGAATAATAGGTTTAGGAAATATTGCTCAAAAATTTGCCAAAGATTTAGCTACCATTCCTAATGCCGAGTTATATGCTGTTGCCTCAAGAAATAAAGAGAAATCAGAACAGTTTGCAAAAGAATATCAAGTAGTTAAAAGTTATAATTCTTACAAAGATTTGGCTAAGGATTCAGAGGTTGATGCAGTTTATATAGCAACACCACATAGTTTTCATAAAGAACATGCTATTTTATGTATGATGCATAAGAAAGCTGTGTTATGTGAAAAACCTTTTGCTATGAATTTTGATGAAGTGCAAGAAATGATTAGCGTTTCTAAAGAGCAAAATGTGTTGTTGATGGAAGCTTTGTGGACTTATTTTTTACCTCATTATCAATATGTTTTAGAGTTCCTAAAAAATAAAACTTTAGGTGATATAATTTCTTTAGAGGCAGATTTTGGCTTTTATAAACTTTTTGATAACGAAGATAGATTGTTTAAAAAAGAAGTAGGAGGAGGGAGTTTATTAGATATAGGTATTTATCCCATATTTGTAGCTTTAACTATTTTAGGAATGCCTAAAAATATTGAAGCAAAAGCAATGTTTTTTAAAAATGGAGCTGATGAAAGTTGTGATATGATTTTTCATTATCAACATGCAAAAGCATATTTAAAAAGTTCTATTCAAAAACAAACAGCTACTCAAGCTATTTTTACTTGCGAAGAAGGAATCATAAAAATGAACACAGCTTTTTTTATGCCAGCAACAGTTAGTATTATCAAAAATGGACAAGAAGAAATTGTAGATTTTGGTGTAAAAACAATAGGTTATAATTACGAGATAGCACATTTTAATCAATTACTTAGTAAAGGAAAAAAAGAAAGTGATATCATGACTTTTGAGTTTTCTAAAAAATTAATAAAAACTTTAGATGCCGTTAGAGAAACTATAGGCTTAACGTATTAA
- a CDS encoding NAD(P)/FAD-dependent oxidoreductase produces the protein MKNYQVAVVGSGPSGASAAFHLAKAGIKTVILEKEVLPRYKVCGGGFVYRGRKDMPFDVSEVVDIEFNRVDVYMGKDLHFITEREKPIVSLVMRDTFDELIVSKAKELGVEIIENCKVKSLNKVDGMVEIETSQGMVQTQFVIAADGVYSQVAKMAGWKEDTRTLIPALEYEVEVNQKDFDRLSKEIRFDIDAIPAGYGWCFPKKNHLSIGVGVILNDNKKIKEYCAEYIKFLGIEEILSIEKHGYQIPVTPRLDGFVKNNVFLIGDAAGFADPLTAEGISNAILSGKLVAEAIAEANGDEEKAAKTYSDIIENTIMPELLTSMKLAKLFYASKIVRKFLLKKYGQRFSEAMTDIFMGEKNYPKDVNDKIKEKLKGLIF, from the coding sequence ATGAAGAATTATCAAGTAGCAGTTGTAGGGTCGGGGCCTTCAGGTGCATCGGCAGCATTTCACCTAGCCAAAGCAGGTATTAAAACTGTTATTTTAGAGAAAGAAGTTTTACCAAGATATAAAGTTTGTGGTGGTGGTTTTGTGTATAGAGGTAGAAAAGATATGCCTTTTGATGTTTCTGAAGTTGTAGATATTGAATTCAACAGAGTTGATGTTTACATGGGAAAAGACCTACATTTTATTACCGAAAGAGAAAAACCTATTGTATCTTTGGTAATGAGAGATACTTTTGATGAATTAATTGTTAGTAAGGCAAAAGAATTAGGAGTAGAAATTATTGAAAACTGTAAGGTGAAATCTTTAAACAAGGTGGATGGTATGGTTGAGATAGAAACTTCTCAAGGAATGGTACAAACTCAGTTTGTAATTGCTGCTGATGGAGTTTACAGCCAAGTTGCTAAAATGGCAGGATGGAAAGAAGATACGCGTACCTTAATTCCAGCTTTAGAGTATGAAGTTGAAGTAAATCAAAAAGATTTTGATAGGTTATCTAAAGAAATCCGTTTTGATATAGATGCTATCCCTGCTGGTTATGGATGGTGTTTCCCTAAAAAGAACCATTTGTCTATTGGAGTAGGAGTTATTTTAAATGACAATAAAAAAATAAAAGAATACTGCGCAGAGTATATTAAGTTTTTAGGTATTGAAGAGATTCTTAGTATAGAAAAACACGGATATCAAATTCCTGTAACGCCTCGTTTAGATGGTTTTGTTAAAAACAATGTATTTTTAATTGGTGATGCTGCTGGTTTTGCAGACCCATTAACAGCAGAAGGAATTTCTAATGCTATATTAAGCGGTAAGTTGGTTGCAGAAGCTATTGCAGAAGCCAATGGAGATGAAGAAAAAGCTGCAAAAACTTATTCTGATATTATTGAAAATACCATAATGCCAGAATTATTAACATCTATGAAGTTGGCCAAATTATTTTATGCGAGTAAAATAGTTAGGAAATTTTTGTTAAAAAAATATGGACAAAGATTTAGTGAGGCTATGACAGATATTTTTATGGGTGAAAAGAACTATCCTAAAGATGTAAACGATAAAATTAAAGAAAAGTTAAAAGGATTGATTTTTTAA